The segment TGGAGGGCAGGCTCGGAAAgaacccccagccccagcccgcaGCCGCGCCACGCCGGGCAGCAGAGTCCCAGCACGTACATAGGCTTCAGCGGTTTCCATTTCCAGAGTCCTGCCCTTGCTACTTCGCTTGCATTACATAAAAAACAGTTGAAGGCATTATAAAGCTGGGACACTTAAATCATCTTTTGCAACGGATGTTTTTCGTGAAATAACACGGGTTTGTAAAACACCTGCAGATCCCCACCCACAGGCACCGGCCCCGCTCTCCCCGCTGCCGGCCCAGCCGCTGCCACCTGCGGCTCTGCGGGAAACCCTTATGAAGCCTTTAAGACTTACAAAATATGGAAGGAGATGTTACATGAAAAGGAGAATGGCAAGAGCCAGTAATAACTGCTATTATGACTTGATTACAAAACGTTTGTCTGTTTCTCATGGGTCAGTATTCACCGTTGGCATTCTCTCTCAGGAGCCTGCTCTGGGGAGTACTAGAGACCTCCATCACAGTAGCTGAACAGCTTtattaagaaattattaaatagggaaatttaatttcttaaggCAGTACCATATCCAGTGATAGACATGCTGAAACAAATATAGTGAGACAATAAATGATAATTCACAAATTATTTTGCTATCTTGTAGTCCTAATCAATATTGATCCTTCCACAACTGTGCTATGAAGTTATGCTACACTGTCTTTAATGATTCATTAATCAGCTGTGTGGGGTACATATAGCCCACTCCTCCACTGTCAAAGTAGAACAAATTCCCATCTATGTCAGGAAGCCTTTCCACATATTTTGATCTGTAACTCCCAACACCAGTCTAGGCAGACAGCAGCATCTGGGACTTTCAGCTCTTCTGTAATAAGAGACAACTCCCCAAAGAAATTACCTCAAGCATGGCCACAACCATCCAGGAATAGGATGGCCCTTGCCAAGAATGCAAGTCCTGCTTCGTGGAAATGTGACAAGGAATCAAAGTCCAGCATTGTAAATTCTGGAAACAAAAATCAGATTATGTCCACCAAACAGTGTGGGATTTTATTGCTGGTGTTTTGGGAAGACTGGCAAAGGTAATGGTGTATTAAAGTCCAGTGTATTTCCTGTTGCAAAAACAGAAAAGTGATTCTTCATCTTTGCTATCCTTTGAGTCATCTTAGTGCTTACAGCAGTAGAAAGTACCATGCTAAAACAACTGTACTCTATAGTATGCAAGAAATGCTAATTACATGCTAATTGTAATCCCATAAAGAAATGTGTGCCACACCCTAGTCCCAGAAGACAGATGCAGGAGAGTACTACACTAGTGCAAAGGCCAAACATCTGTATTTTAATAAGTTAGAAGAAATCCAGATATAGAAGCCAGAGTCACTGAAATGTTAACACGTTAATATATTTCATAGCAAATATAACACAGTGTATACATAAAAACCATTTAATACAAAGTGAAAACCATTAGATGCACCTACTAATGCTGATTTTTGGTTATTATCTGTTTCATGGAAACTTGGAAACGAAGCTCTTCATTTCAGTTACACCAGGTTAAGTGGTAAAACTGATCTATAGCAAGCAAATCACTGCCTTTTCATTCACCTGGGAAAGACAGCACCAGGGCAACTGAGTGTGTCCACAAGGGCACCCAAGTGAAAAAGGCTGTGCACTTTTGCCCCACTCACTAAGCTATGCAAAAAAACAGATGTGAATTGATTGCTGCTTCTGAATAGTAAAGCTCAGTTAAGTAATTAAGTGCATCCTtgctgtacaaaaaaaaaaataaatgtaaagtgACAACATAGAAAACTGGCAACAGATAATCATGTCTGCCTAAAATATACACATATGATACATAACTATTGCCATGCTGGCCAGTATGTAAGCCTGTTTGAGAGCAAAGCTTTAATTGCACAGATTAGAAAAAGGAACAAATGCTTTTACAGAGCAAAGCACAAGCTTTGGTTTATGCTTAGACAGTGAACATTAAACCTTCCATTTTTATTATAACATCTATTAAGAAAAATAGCTGTTTCTCTATGAATAAGCACTCCATTCCACACAATGAAATGAAGCTCAGTGTCTTATTCAATGAACCCATTAACTGTGTCTAGACTGGGAATGTATTACATCTTTATTGAAAGCTAGTGAACTACAAAAGGTTTGACTTATTTAATTCACAGTTCCCCAGGTCTCCccccatttttaaaatgctgcatatataaaaataactcAAATATGGCACAAAAGTGGAATTCTCAAGGGAAGGCACAGGATaaacaggaaaagggaagaCTCCACTGGGCAACATCAAGAAATTGCATATAGTCCAAGAGGAATTTGCACCCTATACAAAATGAGCTTCCCTGTGTTCCAGTTCTTGGATCCTTTTTGGTCTCAGTCTATGGTAAGCAGGCTTCAGATCTGTGGAGTGAATATCCTCTGAGCTAGATTTCTGTTCATTTGTGTTTTGTTCAGCATCACCTGATGGAAGTGCAGAGCTCCTAGCCAGTTTCACAGTATTATCCTGGGGGAGCACAGAGCTAGGACTGGTGGGTGCACAAGCTTTAGCAGAAGAACCATCtccattttcttttgatttgttAGAGGGTGGTTTATAAAATGTTCCTGGGGGTGGTTGCAATGTTCTTGGTGCCCTAAAGGCAGCAAGAGGATTAACATCTGGACCATTCTCTTCTGCTGCTGTCCTTCCTGACCCGACAACAGAATATGGCTTACTAGGAAGAATGGCTTTAGCTGAATTGTTACCAAGGCTGCACGATGATGATAAAGCACCTGCAGTTCCACTCTCGAGTGCTCGGATCTCCTGGGGCACATTAGTCATGATCATTGCTGTCCTTGCTGTGATATCATACTGTTTGTACTGCTTGTCCCAAGTTTTTCGCAGCATCTGGGTGTCATAACAAGGCAGTCTGGAACAGGTATCAACAGCAGGCACTGCCTTCACCTCTGAGACTTCTTCAATAGTAGGGCTTCTGCCCAGCTTCTCTGAACTTATTGCCCCTGCATTCCGTGAATTTCTTTCATTCAAAACACACGGAGGAAGTATTCGGTCTACAGGCAGGCTGATAGGGCGAGACGCTGGCTTGGTCCTTGGAGCCCGCAACGGAACTTTGGCAATCTGACGGTTGGGTTTTACAGCAACTGTGTTCATTTTACAGGGGTCTTCACCTGGAGAAATGAATGGATCATTGTCTCTCTCTGAAGTGGGACTCACAACATCACCTAGAAACACAAAGAGATGTGACTGGATCTTTTCGCCAAGAGAACTCAGCAAGACTTCAATGACCCCCTGCTAGTTAGTATTTTAATGGAACAGCAGTTTTTAGGAATAGTTTGTATACATACTAGCAACAGCCAAATGTAAGCATTTCACCAGCAGTAAAACACATACTGTACAGCTGTaaccaaagagaaaacaaagagacACTTCATTTTTCGGCTGGTGCTTTGCCATCcctaaatattttcagttttagtATGTTTCAGATGTCACACCGTTGATGTACAGGACATGACTGAAGTAGTAACATCAGATGAAAATCAGTACAATTAAAGGGTATTATGTATAGTAACTCCTAAATGAAGTATCTTAAATCATACCTGCATTAAACCAAACCCCTGTAGTAGCATAGGCagataaacagagaaaaaatttcAGAGTTAGAATTAGGTTAGCAAACCTGGGgttttttaagcaaaaatacTGATATCCAAAATGCTCTGATGATTCTGTCAGACAATTACTCTTTCCAAAGCCTAATGGTGTAGTTCCAGTGAGTGGCAATGATATAAATTTCGGGGGAATAGTggttaaaatacataaattgcTGGGTATTAGCTTACAGCGCGGTAGCAGATTTCAGAAATCAAGTCACGGCATAATTaggacttttttttgtttgctttctttaaaacaagAGAGAAACCAAACTACTGTTATACTCTCTTACCAAATACTTTAAGCTCTGATTCCATAAACAGATTTCTTAAAAGCCTTTagaaagatttaattttctgttctgaTTACAATAATAAACAGTATATCAAACAGTGATGAACAAGTTTTATCACTTGCTTCTGTCTACATTGCAGAGCTACACGCACTATAATCTAAAGCATCCAGGGCTCCTTATTCACCCACACCCAAATTTAACAGCATACTAACCAGTTACAGATGTATCTGCTTCTTCTTTTGTATTCTTGCTATTCTTCGATTCCAAAAAGAGTACAGCTGTTTCCGGAGCTCTTTCACATGGAACTATTTGAATACCCTGCTAACAAGAGTCAGAGCAGAAGTAAATGAGAACTCAACAAAAAAAGTACTCCTTATCAAAAAACATAGACTTATTAGAAATAAGCTCTGGAATGCTCCAGAATATAACACAGAAATTAATGTGGCACAGGTAACATTGTGGCAGCAAAAGAGTCACTCACTTCCTTTACAGCGACAAACgatttcctctgctgctgtggctccCTCTCATCTGCTGATAAAGCAACTCTGACTGTACCAGCTGATTCTCCAGCATGGGAAGCACTCAGAAGTGGTTTCAATGAGACATCAAATATCTTTTCATAGTATGTTATGAGCAGCTCCACTATCCGGGCCTGATAAGGGTAGTCCACAAGTGATGACAAAGAAACTGTAGCATCGGTTTGACGTGGTCTGATCAGAGTTGGGCCAAATATTATGCCAAGGTTGCTGgctgacattttattttcatcacaCTGTTCTGTAACTCTACacaaagagggggaaaaaaaccaaaacaaaacaaatccccGGGTGTTAGAGagttttattatttcagaaatacttcTGATATTAAAATCTTATGTCTGAAGAGGGTAAGAGACAATAAAAAACAGAGTGAGTTTGGTAGGCAGGCAGAATCTGAAGTGCAGCCCGCATTTAACAGTGGCTTGAACTTACCATACAGGGTGTTTTTATGTcctattttttaaagttctttgtGGCTATTTGGCATTTCTGGAGTTGGGGAAAAGAATGTCTCTCATTCTAAGTAATAATATAGTTATAGCCCAGTATTACCCATTTTTATAGGTAATTGTTGGTTTAGTACATCATCATACCAACCACCATTTAGAGGACAAGGAAGTGAAATGTGACTGAAGAATGGTTATTAAGAGACATTATACAAGTTTCAGTTTTCTGTTAATAGCCACCAAATCACTGCCTTATCTTTGTTACATCACCATTTAAATCATATTTAGATCCCTGCATATTACCTTAATTACTACAGACCCCAATGGTAGCAGAGAATCAAAAATAGTGGAGGCCAATGCTTTCCTtgctttatttccctttcaTATTCTTCTCACTTGGGAATTCATTACATGGAAAAAAACTCCAGCAACAGAACAGTGTCATCAAAGGCATATGTGACATCTTCCTCAACAGTAATCAAAAAGGTACAAGATATTCCTAGCATGCAGCATGTAGCAGTTAAGTTTTCAACACCAGTTTgcatttaaagcattttcttaCCTGTGAAGGTGTCCAATAAGGTACTGAAGAGTGTTATAGTTTGGTACAGGCAGTTGTTTCAGAAGatctttaattttaatgatGATCCTGTTCAGTTCAATACAGAGTGACTGTCTTGTCTTTGCTTTGGGGCTAGCTTGTTTAGCATCCAACTCCTCATTAGCATTCTGACTTTCTTTTGCAAGTCCAATGAACTCATTGTAAAGCCGAAACAAAATCAAGGGCTCTGGAAGCTGAAGAAATAGGTACATTTCAGAAACATACTTAAACCTGAATTTTAActgtttccttcctgtttttctccaaCGTTTTCTGGTCTAGGATCTTTTCTTAGATAATGTTCATGAGCTCAATCcccagttttcctttttccaatCTACACAATTTTCCAGAAATCATTTGTAACCCGTTACCACAATAGCTCCAAGACTGAGCATTTATCCAATTTATTGAAataagattaagaaaaaaaaaagattatttcaaaATCACTTAATGGTGATGATCATAGGATTGGAATGCTCATCACTGATAGCCAACATGAGGAAGAAGACAGGACTATCCAGCTAAAGATTATTCCTTTCAGGGTTAACATGTTTTCAGAGTGACTCAATTTCAGTGGGCAAAATCgcagcttcatttttttcacataCATATTGAAACTGTTTTAGAAAATTCAATCATGAAGCTTTAAAGCTctgttttggaagaaaaatatggaTAATCCCTCCATAATGAACAAAGTGACCACTATGAGCGTTTCATAACATTTTTGCTAGCAGGTATTAACAGCATTCTTGCCTCTTCTGTCTGCATGAAGAGGCAAGAACATGGGACTCTTAAACTCCATGTAAGACAGGCAAATTCACTAATCAGAAAGGTTTTAGAAATAAACTCTGAGTAGACAAACAAGAGCTTGTTATGCATACGATACTAAAGAAAGCCATAATTCCATGCAGAATACATATTGTAGTCCCAGCACTTTTCCCAGCCCTTGTCAACAAGCTCCATGTGCAAAAAAGAAGCCACTGCAATTATACAAGGCACTTGTTTAATCTGCTGCTGTAGGACTGCTGAAAAGGGGTGGTTGTTTGTACTGTGCTGAAGAAATACGCTACAGCACTCTTGTTTTCCATCTGACCTCTCAATTCCATACCTGGCGGAGATACAGCTTGAGAACATTGCTGATATCATGTGCATAGAGTTCTGAGAGCTCAACCAAATCCTTTCCATTTTCAAAAGCTTGACAAAGCTTTTCAACTCTTGACTTGGCTCCATTCACACGATAGATGCCCTAAAATTAAAAGACGAGCAAAACTCTATTTCAGTTTGGAAACAGAACTTGAAAAACAGAGATGATACTGACAGCATTAAAATCttaagtgaatttttttttaagattgtgTCAAACTTAAGTATGAACAAACTTGACCATACCTTGACATTCAGTGCTCTGCTTTCAATTTCTGATGTACACTTTTTGATGATGAAAGGAATGCCGTCAGGAATATTTTTAGCAGCTTGGGCAAATTCCACTCCAAATAAGTGAAGCCTTCCATGAAGTTTTTTGTGCCCACATTGAATGGCTAAAGTCTCTAAACATTTTTTATGGCATGCAAGTGAACACTACAggggaagaaacaaaaaagcacaTGGCTTAATACAATCTAACACcataagaaatatttctgctgtttctcaCCCCATATGtgagcaaaacaaaaagtttGTTAGGATGGTGTGCCTCTGTTTTAAGTTCATGGTGGTTATACAAGTCACAAACTCCAGTTTTTATACAGAAACAAAACTCCCAACTTTACATAAATCCCAAGCAGCaattaaaactgattttcaaCTTACCTCCTCACATTCAGCTCCATGAAATACTACTAAGCCGTCACATTCTCTGCATTTAGATGGAGCTCTCAGCTTCCGTagtttgtgtgtttgtgctgcTTTGGACATATTAGCATTTCTAAAAGGTCCTGGAGAATTTGCAGTTTCAGATGTGAGATCATTTAAACCTGAAGAGAATTTCCCTGTTATAGTCATTTTAATATCTACTACTGGGGTGGTAGTTACTCTGATTTTTTAGAATTGTGCTGGAGAACACAAGTCTGTAAGTAATGGCAACTATCAAAGTAATGAGAAACATTTCAATCACAAGGAGGCAACACTATGTTGCAGTTTACATAACAGAGACATTAACTATCAAACAATCTCGTgtaaaagcagaataaaacaaTCATTTTTGCCTTATTAAGTATTCAGTTTTCTCCTGTATTGTGGCAATGTGAAAATATTAGGACATTTAATTCCAACTGCCCAGCATTTCAGGCAACAATTCATGGAAGTTTAATTTTATACATTTCAAAATCCTGTACTAGAGGATGAAAGATGGCTTGTTTTGGCCATTagtgtttctgaaatgcttAAAATAAAGGAGTATTTTGCAGCAAGGAAGAATTAACACACActcctggcagcagcctcataaaataaattagaaaaaaatcactgattCTGAGTTTCCTGTAACAACATCAAATATTTTCTAGAGGATTCTAAAACTAGAAAAATAGCAACTGGTCTTTTTTTGtgtccaattttttttcagacaatttACTTAAAATGCTGTCAACAACTCTGTGAACCAAGCCCCTTTGTTTTACAGATAACTTAAAATTATCACATTCAGTTAATTGCTCAGAAAGCTTCTTAAATGCTCAAGCATTGATTAAACAATACCACTCTAAATGAAGGCTTGCATTCAGTAACATATTGCCATGCTTTAAGTCTAGATCTCAATTAATACTATTTACCACAGGTTCATTTCCAGAAGGCAAGGTAGATATTTAGGAAATAAGGACTAAGTAAAGAATTTCCTAAGGGCTTTACTGAGCAAGTGccacaaatatttcaaaattagttTGTAAGTACTGTAGACATACAATAGAACTATTTCTGATAATCTAGTTATTCAGGTTTCAATGCCTCTGGCAACATTGTTGTTATACAGTCAAAATTAACTTGAAAATTAGAAACGGCCTGGTCAAATCTGGGACAGACATTACTGAACTCATTTCTCTTAGCTGAAGAGGGGAAAATCTTAGTTACTACCCTAAACATTTggttccaatttttttttccaatttttcacTTATCAACTCCATGTATTTATGCATTTCCAAGTTTAGAAGTGATCTTACATAACTCAGTAAGGAGctaaatttaaatgcaaatgtcTGGAGGGAATGTTTAGTGGATCATTTGCTTTACCTCAAGATGGTGACAACTATGGTTGTCCATACAATCCTATATATGTCCTAAATATATAAAGGCAATTCTGCACCACTTCATAAAAATGACTTAACATTATTCTTCATCTCTCAACCTGAAGTGGATGCATACTGTATTGAAAAACAATGCTGCTGGCAATCACACCTTGTTAAAGTACCAAAGCCACACACTGTAACAAAAAGCATCTTCTGGGGACTTCAGGTACAGAAACAACATTACCACATTCTGAAGGAGATGGTGGCTCTCTTTCATCAAGATCATCCGCAGATGACATAGTCCCAGTGGAAGGTGTTCGGGGAAGTCGTCTTTTAAAATCCCCTATGATGAGAAAAAGCAGATGAGAAAAATTTTCAGGAAGCTGTATCAGTCCCAACCaactgtttgtttttcattacaTGCTCTGCTCAATACTTATTTATTTAACAATGATGTCTTCAATAATGAGAAACAGTGCAGGGAAAAGACTTCAGGTAAGTGCAGCAGTGAGGGTGGCCATACCTGGGCTGGCAGATGGAGAATCCATGGATCGGGACTCACTGCTCCCCCCTGCACTCTCAGAGTCACTGCACATTCCTCCACTCTGGTTGCCAACTGACCACGATCTGAACGGCGGTGGCCCTCGCACtgcttttgaaaagaaagttCACCAATTCCAAATGTCAAAgacaaattttacttttttttttttaattgaaaactaACTATAAGCATATTCAAAATAGGAAAATTTCCACAAGTTACATGAACATGCAATATAGTGGAAAACCCCAGGGCATGTATTCCTGTAATTTCAGTAGCTAAGAAAATTCATTTCAGAAACTTGACAGTTGTGCTTTTGCAGAACACCTGAAATCAACACGAAATTTACAAAACCATTGGATTTTCAATTGCTAGAGTTTCAGTTGAAAGAGTTTAGTCTACTGAGGTTGGCAGTACTTGCTATTTGAATTCTATCTCACCTTTCTTGTCAAAGGATCTAGGCTCAGGCAGTTTTCCATTTGTCCTTATTATGCTCAAGTACCTAATGTTGTATATGCTTTGGACtttataatacatttttaatccTTCAGTGTTACACTTCTGACTGAGACaccaagcatttttttttaaagtttttttttaaaaattatttatttagagACTgagtttcaaaagaaaataagaactaCCTGGAATATCTGTGTTGCTGGAAGATCTCTTCTCTCTAACCTTTTGTGAACGATGATAAACTGGGCTTCCCACATCATCTAATGTCTGAGCAGGAAAATCTCCTGAACACTGAGATAAGCTACCATGGGATGTATGGATGCTGTTTGTTGATTGCTTATTAAAAACccttcagaaagaaagaaaagtaatttgaagaatgaataagaaagaaattaatgaaaagtaATTAatgaaatgcatatttttaatcCCTGGGCATGAAAAATgctatatttaattattattaatgaaCACACATTTTTGATGTCATTCTCATAACTAAATTTAAttccaaaattaaaaaccaaaaatattaaaagtggccatttattttcaattaagtATGTGAGATTTCCCAGTGTTTTCTCTGCACCCAGAAAGAATCAGCTTTTCCACATGTCTTTATGTATTATAAACATTATCTTGCGGACTTTGAATAAACAGCCTATCTGTTCATCTGAAGGTAAGAATAATCAGAAGCCATTGAATATGCTATCCCCTCCTAAAGATTCTCTGACCAGCCATCAGGACCATCCACCTATAAACACACAGGTGTTCACATactgtgctttttaaaagcacagaaaatgtgcCAGTGTCAGTCCATTTTGAAAATCCACTCTCAATgtaagaacagaaaaatgttaaCAGTAATTAACATAAAATGCTGAAGCACCCTGGGGATAAAATAGCCTGCTGGCCAAGTTTAGCAGTCAGGAAGCTGTTCCTTAATCAGTTCTACCCTATCAACCTTAAGGGAAACAGAGACTGAAAAACATTCAAATTTGCATTTGTTCAAGGAACAGTCCCTTAAATTAATGCAGACTCAAACAATAAAAATGATCAAGTACATGAAGAATCACAAGGCTgtgacaaagaaaataaaaggtggGCAGAGAGGATAAAAAACATGCTCCTATAAATGTCAAGCAGTAAATAGCCGAGGGAGCACACAAAGTGTTGGAAATTTCACGCTCATCAGTTTCTCAGGGAGCTACATAGTTAAATTCCCCAAAGCCAAAGTTTATGAGTATAGCTTAAATCAGTCTTAAAAGGCAGGAAATTTACAGACAAGAATTAAGAATCTCAGCTTTAACTTTGAATTTCCTGCCTTTTGTTGGTAGAAGTCTGACTCAAGCATTCGGTTTTTTGTATTTAGTTTCCTTTTGAAAAACGATGACGAGGCTTTCCTGTAGAACTGTGAAACACACAGATTGAAATGGATATTCTGGTGCTTTAGTGCCAAGATGACCATTTTACAACAAATTAAAGGTGGAAAAGCATTTGGCACGCCTGACACAAGAAACTGTCTTTATTTTGAAGTCTTTACTTCCACATTAGCTGGATCTTTCATAGTTTAACAATAAAAACTTGTATTTCACACAggttggaaaaaaatcattaaggTATAACATGTCCATGGACTCTGAGCTTTTTTTTAGGTACATAGCATGAGATGGAAATCGAGAAACACTTCCTGACAAAAAGTTGCCAAATATAAACAATATGAAAGAAGCTACTGTATGTAGCAGCAAGGCTTGTAGAAAAGGACAACCACCTCTTCAGACTTTCTAAACTGATTTTCAAGTACTAATGCCACACAACACTACCAAAACCAAGATTTAAATTTTTGTATTAACCAGTATCTAcattaaaatagtaaaaagtCAAGTCTTGCACAACAATTGTCAATGTTTTAGCAACTATTATTACATGAAATGACATTCTGCCTTAGAATTCAGAGGCAgattttaatgtgaaaaattatatataatcCATCATCTAAAAGATAAGACAAAGAATAGTAAAGCACGATAAAACACCAGGATTCCTTTAGTTCCTCCAAATATACTGTTTTATTGTTAAACACATATGTCTAAGTGTTGCATTTTAAACCAAGCAGTTGCCACCTGTACTTTGGCACTTACCCATCAACCTGGGAACTCTGGGTTTC is part of the Taeniopygia guttata chromosome 8, bTaeGut7.mat, whole genome shotgun sequence genome and harbors:
- the ARHGAP29 gene encoding rho GTPase-activating protein 29 isoform X8 is translated as MLRQNGGSNKRGLGLARLSTSNFFTVSTSANWGMGRSTKSSSLSSISSNSDCYDNPVVDPEYIMQLVNDVRKFADVLLYLKEAFLSEENHDGLHQVVHERLGELLRVLKAVINKHQTLNSVDILSAAGTVIAKVKAVNFKEVNEENKRELFSEIFSSIETLAFTFGNIVSDFLMGDVDNGSSLGLPVSRRSRSFENLSVESGGSLHERDDIQGHLRAEEVDSMLLRNDSGIESALSYAKAWSKYTKDVLAWVEKKLSLEVECAKNLAKMAETAKAVVGHQDYMPFQSIFINAFQNDIENSQLWQQTAAALQSNKFVQPLLGRKNELDRQRKDIKELWQREQKKMQELEAALRKAKLLYTQRQDEYEKAKSCTARAEEEQLSSGGSFVKDFSKQLEKKRRLEEEALQKAEEANEHYKASMAEVEEKRNYLESFKSDVLTQLRELIYQCDLTLKAATVNLFQLQHAQVVSLPVNCQSLCESAKLYDPGQQYSEFVKSLPNDGVPVESGCFETQSSQVDGVFNKQSTNSIHTSHGSLSQCSGDFPAQTLDDVGSPVYHRSQKVREKRSSSNTDIPAVRGPPPFRSWSVGNQSGGMCSDSESAGGSSESRSMDSPSASPGDFKRRLPRTPSTGTMSSADDLDEREPPSPSECGLNDLTSETANSPGPFRNANMSKAAQTHKLRKLRAPSKCRECDGLVVFHGAECEECSLACHKKCLETLAIQCGHKKLHGRLHLFGVEFAQAAKNIPDGIPFIIKKCTSEIESRALNVKGIYRVNGAKSRVEKLCQAFENGKDLVELSELYAHDISNVLKLYLRQLPEPLILFRLYNEFIGLAKESQNANEELDAKQASPKAKTRQSLCIELNRIIIKIKDLLKQLPVPNYNTLQYLIGHLHRVTEQCDENKMSASNLGIIFGPTLIRPRQTDATVSLSSLVDYPYQARIVELLITYYEKIFDVSLKPLLSASHAGESAGTVRVALSADEREPQQQRKSFVAVKEQGIQIVPCERAPETAVLFLESKNSKNTKEEADTSVTGEDPCKMNTVAVKPNRQIAKVPLRAPRTKPASRPISLPVDRILPPCVLNERNSRNAGAISSEKLGRSPTIEEVSEVKAVPAVDTCSRLPCYDTQMLRKTWDKQYKQYDITARTAMIMTNVPQEIRALESGTAGALSSSCSLGNNSAKAILPSKPYSVVGSGRTAAEENGPDVNPLAAFRAPRTLQPPPGTFYKPPSNKSKENGDGSSAKACAPTSPSSVLPQDNTVKLARSSALPSGDAEQNTNEQKSSSEDIHSTDLKPAYHRLRPKRIQELEHREAHFV
- the ARHGAP29 gene encoding rho GTPase-activating protein 29 (The RefSeq protein has 2 substitutions compared to this genomic sequence): MLRQNGGSNKRGLGLARLSTSNFFTVSTSANWGMGRSTKSSSLSSISSNSDCYDNPVVDPEYIMQLVNDVRKFADVLLYLKEAFLSEENHDGLHQVVHERLGELLRVLKAVINKHQTLNSVDILSAAGTVIAKVKAVNFKEVNEENKRELFSEIFSSIETLAFTFGNIVSDFLMGDVDNGSSLGLPVSRRSRSFENLSVESGGSLHERDDIQAEEVDSMLLRNDSGIESALSYAKAWSKYTKDVLAWVEKKLSLEVECAKNLAKMAETAKAVVGHQDYMPFQSIFINAFQNDIENSQLWQQTAAALQSNKFVQPLLGRKNELDRQRKDIKELWQREQKKMVELEAALRKAKLLYTQRQDEYEKAKSCTARAEEEQLSSGGSFVKDFSKQLEKKRRLEEEALQKAEEANEHYKASMAEVEEKRNYLESFKSDVLTQLRELIYQCDLTLKAATVNLFQLQHAQVVSLPVNCQSLCESAKLYDPGQQYSEFVKSLPNDGVPVESGCFETQSSQVDGVFNKQSTNSIHTSHGSLSQCSGDFPAQTLDDVGSPVYHRSQKVREKRSSSNTDIPVRGPPPFRSWSVGNQSGGMCSDSESAGGSSESRSMDSPSASPGDFKRRLPRTPSTGTMSSADDLDEREPPSPSECGLNDLTSETANSPGPFRNANMSKAAQTHKLRKLRAPSKCRECDGLVVFHGAECEECSLACHKKCLETLAIQCGHKKLHGRLHLFGVEFAQAAKNIPDGIPFIIKKCTSEIESRALNVKGIYRVNGAKSRVEKLCQAFENGKDLVELSELYAHDISNVLKLYLRQLPEPLILFRLYNEFIGLAKESQNANEELDAKQASPKAKTRQSLCIELNRIIIKIKDLLKQLPVPNYNTLQYLIGHLHRVTEQCDENKMSASNLGIIFGPTLIRPRQTDATVSLSSLVDYPYQARIVELLITHYEKIFDVSLKPLLSASHAGESAGTVRVALSADEREPQQQRKSFVAVKEGIQIVPCERAPETAVLFLESKNSKNTKEEADTSVTGDVVSPTSEKDNDPFISPGEDPCKMNTVAVKPNRQIAKVPLRAPRTKPASRPISLPVDRILPPCVLNERNSRNAGAISSEKLGRSPTIEEVSEVKAVPAVDTCSRLPCYDTQMLRKTWDKQYKQYDITARTAMIMTNVPQEIRALESGTAGALSSSCSLGNNSAKAILPSKPYSVVGSGRTAAEENGPDVNPLAAFRAPRTLQPPPGTFYKPPSNKSKENGDGSSAKACAPTSPSSVLPQDNTVKLARSSALPSGDAEQNTNEQKSSSEDIHSTDLKPAYHRLRPKRIQELEHREAHFV